The Bradyrhizobium barranii subsp. barranii genome segment GAGAGAGAGAATTTAACCGCAATCTTCCTGTTCTACGCTTTGCAGAACTTACTTATGTCGATCGACGCTCGCTCCTCCAACTGCTAAATAGGCCGAAGTCGCTCTTGCGCAGTGAGCCGAAGCGCGAATCAGGTTGAGCTGGACTCGCCACCGGTTGGACCTCGCTGGTCCCAGAGAATGACGGACCAGGCTCTTTCGTGAAGATAGTAGAGGATCATTTTCGTGATCGCTTCAGCGCCGGCGATCGAGCCTGCAACCTTTACGCTGCCCGTGAAGATGAAACTCAGCACGAAGGTGTCGATACTACCGGTAATCCTCCAACTGACGGCCTTGACGATAGAGCGAAAATGGGAATCTCGTACCCGAATGAACATCGGTTCCTCCCGCTCCCGGCGTCGGCATAAGATCTCGAGACCTACGGGCAACGAACTGTATCAAAAAAGCAAAAGGCCGGGCGTCGCCATCCGCATTCTCGGGCGCCATGTGTCCGCCGGCGGCCGGAGCTTCGGCTCGGCGACGATGGCCATCCTGCTGATCAAGAGAGCTGCCACCGAGGAGGCATTCCGGGTCGCATTGGGCACTTTTGTCGGGGTCGATATCGATCTTGTTCTCCGAATTGTTGTTGAATGTACTGTGAGTCGAAACCGTATTGTACTGATCCTCCAGGATCTTGCCGCCACGACCGAGCTGTGGTTTCGCGGCTCTGCTTATCGCCAAGCGCAGGTCATTCTTCTACGATTGTGGTACTGAGCGCACATGACTCCAGTCGCGGCACTCTCGTGGTCCAGGTCTCAGGCCAGTCTATGAAACGCAGGCGGCAACGCCTCCCGAACGAGTTCACTTAGATCCAAAGCCTCGCCACTTTCCGTAATGTCAGAGCATAGAACCTCGACAAAGGGATGCTGGCGGTTGAATGCGGCGCCTCGCTGGTATTTCGCGCTCACAATCCGCTGAAGTGCGGCAAGGTTCAGCCTGCCAAGCGCATTGTATTGATCGCGGAACAGACTTTGTCGTCCTCCACGATGCTCGACAGACTCCGCCCAAACGTCCATCACCTTCCGGCCCATGAACGCCTCGACCCGTTCATTTCCATCCAGAGCAAAAAGCCGTAGCCCGTCCATGGTGTGTGGTCCGTCATCAACTCGAAACTGTGTAAATGACATGGGAGTCCTCCTGTTATTAACGTCTATTTTCATCGGCAGCCACGTCGCGGACTGCGCCTCCCTCGTTGTCCCACCGTGACAGAGCCAGAGCGACCGTTCTCGCATCGCTAGGCGTGCCTTCTGTTAAAGGCAGTTTGCCGCGACCGGCATCATCCTTGTGCTTATGCAGAAATCGGGCGATTTGCCCGCGGAGCGCCGCCGTCTCCGACAACTTGCCGACCGACCCGGCGGTGTCGAAGATCTCTCGCCGCAGCGTCGTCGGCAGGGCGTTCCATTGCACGATGATGGCCGCGCCGAGACAACGCAAAACGAGCTCTTCTTCGGCCGCAAGGGCTGCGCCGCTCGATCCGTCCTGCTCCGCAACGTGCACTGCATTGTCATAGTCGTCCGCCAGACCCTGCTCGTTATCCGCGAGCGAGGCAAGTCGGTCCTGCAGTTGTTGAAATTTACGGATCTCAGCCGGACCGATCGAACGCTTAATCAGTTCGCCGTACTCGACTGCCTTTGCACGATATTGCTGAGATTTAAACATGCCGGGCCCCTTTCGTTGAAAGTCTCGGCCCATTCCGACCAACTTCGATGGTTGATCAGACATACATAGATATGGGGAACAAAGGTTCGAATAACGAGCCCAGGGCACAAATAAACTGGTACGAAAAGACCGCGCTAGTTGGCAATGGTTGGCGTCTAACGCTCGTGTCTCTCAAAGAGGCTCGCCGCTACGGCTGATTACAATCATCCCGTCAAATTCTCATGAGTGAGCAATATTGACCAGCGGGCCGCGCTCCGAGTCGATACTGCTGTGATCACCGCCGACCGTTGGCACCCATCGGTGACAGAGAGTTGGATAGTGCGCCCGCCCTGTCCCACAGGGGGCAAGTTTGCCCGATCACAAGCAAAGACCCTATCACCTCGCGCGGCGGCGCAGCCTCGTTGTCCCAAATGGCAGTCGCGTACAGAGGTGCGAAACGTTGCGGTGGCCCATGCTCGGTTCGAGCACTGGACCCTGCGTTGCATCAGGTGCGCCCATATTCATGAGGCGCAGATAGCCGCCGACCCGATGAAGTCCGGTGCTGTCGATTGGGAACACAGCCACCTGCGAGGGCCGCAGTAAGGATCATGACATGACAGAGCTGCCGCGCAACGATCTCGGTAGTCACGATTGGGCTGCCCGGGCATCTGAGGCTCTGGCACTGGCAGAGAAGTTGCCGGCCGGATCGATGCGATCCGAAGCCATCAGAAAAGCCGAACAACTTGGCTTTGCCGCTGACATGAGGAAATGGCTGATACCGAAAAAGCCCAACGGCGCACCGAAAGTGACCGGCTGACCGCGATCCAAGACATAGGACGCGTCCTCAACTCGGAATGGCAAACTGCCTTCCCACGCCGATCTCTGGGCTGGGTAGACGTGCACAGGTGGACGGTTGATGGCAAAGACTTATTCCTCGTCCCGCGTCTCACTCCTCGCCCAGCCAGCAACCGCATTGTCCAAAATGCAACGCGAGGATGCATTTGGAGCGTTGAGCTGGGCCATCCGGCTTCGATATCCGCGCACTTGAGTGCGCCAAGTGCGATCATGCTCACATCGTCACGGTCGCAACTGGTCTGGTGAGTGACAGCCGCAGCCTGCACGCGAGAGCGATTGACGCGCTTGAGGAAGCGCAGGCGATGTCGCCCGGCGCACAGCGAACCGAGGGGCTCAAAAAGGCGGGCCTTCTCCGTAGAACTGCGGGCAATCAGGGGGTAATGTCTGCGAAACGGGGCAAGCCCCGAAATGTGATCAGTTGGCTAAAGCAGCAGCTCGCCGCTCGGTTCGAAAGGCTTGGCGCTTGGCAGCCAACCGAAATCGAGCAAATTCGCTGAGTCAAAGGAGGCTCCCGTGGCGAAGCCAACCAAGGAGATGTTTGACCCCAAAACGTTTCTCGCCAAAGTGGGCGCGGGGAAAACGATTCTCGAACTTCCCAAGAACCAACATGTGTTCCAGCAAGGCGACGTCGCGGACACCGTTTTTTACATTCAAAGAGGCAAAGTCAAGCTAACGGTCGTGTCTGAGCAGGGCAAGGAAGCGGTCGTCGCAATTCTGGAGCCCGGCCAGTTCTTTGGCGAAGGATGCATGAATGGTCACCCGTTACGCATCGCTACGACAACAGCGATGGAAGATTGCGTCATCACGTCGATCACCAAGGAAGCCATGATGTCGGCTATTCGTGACGAGCCGAAATTTTCAGAGCTATTCATGTCATACCTCCTGACCCGGAACAGTCGGATTGAGGAGGACCTGATCGACCAGCTATTCAATTCGAGTGAGCGGCGGCTTGCTCGGCTGCTGTTGCTGCTCGCGAATTTCGGCAAGGAAGGGAGCCCGCAGCCGATCAGCGTGAACATCAGTCAGGAAACATTGGCTGAAATGATCGGGACCACGCGATCCCGGGTCAGCTATTTCATGAACAAGTTTCGCAGGCTGGGCCTCATCAGCTATAATGGGCACATTGAGGTCCACAATTCGCTGTTGAGTGCGGTCTTGCATGAGAAGCCCCTGCTGAGAGAGCGCGACTAGAAGCACCGTTCCAAGGAACGGCCCCAGCGCGCGGGGGACGAGCTGAGGCCGTCATTTCATCGGATGCTTGGGGGCACATGCATCCGGTCACCGGTCACCAAGTTGCGCCGACGACATTGGTTCCGGCAGCAGGTCAAGCCGCTTTTGGTCGGTTGAGCCTTTTCCGAAGTCCCGGACCAGTTCTCGTGAAAGGGATTTAGCATTCAGCCTCATGCAACGCCGTCAGGGGATCATTTCCGCCTGGCGGCGTTTGTGCATCACAGAGCGAGGGGCGCAATCACTTCGCGCTCAAAATCGCATCATGAGACGGGCTATTTCTTGGAACGATACGAAGCAGCGAACCTTACCTTCTCAGAGCTGAAACGGTCCCATGAGTTAATCCAATGAACATCGTCCCCGTTGATCGCGCGCTAAGCATATACGGCGTCCTTGCGGACCGCTCCGAGACGAAGGGAGCTATGGCGGAATCTGGGTGATGACGGTGTGAGGAAGGCGGCGTATCGAGGCGGGTGACGAGCCTGCCAGAACCTCTCGAGGAGAGCGATACGCCATGACCGAGACTACCAATGTTCTTGCTTTCCGTCAGCCGTCCGCGGTTGATGATCCACTGACCGATATCGTTCGTGCCGGCGCGCGGGACCTGCTTGCCAGGGCGATCGAGATCGAGGTTGGCGCGTTTCTGGCCAGCACGGCCAATCTGACGCTGCCCGACGGTCGAGCGCGCCTGGTCCGACATGGGCACGGTCCGGTGCGCGAGATTGCGACCGGCATCGGTCCGGTGGAGGTCGCTCGTCCCAAGGTCCGCGACCGCGGAGCGAGCGGGCCAGGCGACCGCCTCCGCTTCAGTTCGGCAATCCTGCCGCTATGGGCGCGGCGGACGAAGAGCCTGGATGCCTTGATCCCGGTCCTCTATTTGCGCGGCATCTCGACCGGCGACTTCCAGGAGGCGCTCTCGGCGCTGCTCGGCAAGGATGCGCCGAACCTGTCGCCTTCGGTGATCGCCGGCCTGAAGGCCGATTGGCAGGTCGAGTACGAACGCTGGCAGAGACGCGATCTGTCGGCGCGTCGCTATGTCTACATCTGGGCCGATGGCGTGTACCTGCAGGCCCGCATGGAAGATCACAGCGAATGCATGCTGGTGCTGATTGGCACCACGCCGGAAGGCAAGAAGGAGCTGATCGGCTTCCAGGTCGGCGTGCGCGAGAGCGCGCAGAGCTGGCGCGAACTCCTGATCGACCTGCGGCAACGCGGGTTACGGATTGCCCCGCAACTCGCCATCGGCGACGGCGCCCTCGGCTTCTGGAAGGCACTGGACGAGGCCTTTCCCGGCACGCGGCACCAACGATGCTGGTGCCATAAAGTGAGCAACGTACTCGACAAGGTCGCCAAATCCGTGCAGGGCCCCATGAAGAACGACCTGCGGAACATCTATCTGGCCCCACACCGGGCCGAAGCTGAAACCGCGATCGACGTCTTCGTCGAGAAATACCACGTCAAATACGGACGTGCGGTGGAGTGCCTGATCAAGGATCGCCATGCGCTGCTCGCCTTCTTCGACTTCCCTGCTGAGCACTGGATCCACCTACGCAGCTCGAACCCGATCGAGAGCGTCTTCGCCACGGTGCGCCACCGAACGGTGCGGACCAAGGGATCGCTGTCGCAACAAACTGCGAAGCTGATGGTGTTCAAGCTCATCGACGCCGCATCGAAGACCTGGCGGCGATTGAAGAGCACGAACCAGTTGCCGAAAGTCATCGCCGGTGTAAAGTTCATCGACGGAATCGAAGTCATTCCGAACACTGAAAGCCACGCCGCCTGATCAGGCCGCGTCACCCAAAATCAGCCATAGCTCAGACGAAGGGCGCCCGTGAATGTCTTTCCAAGCATCTGATGAAATTGTACATCGGCGGCGAAAAAGACCAGCACCGCTTGACGGTGCACGGACTATCGTACCTTCGCGACCTGGACCGGGCGATCGATTCCAGCAACTGAACAGGCAACCTGTCGGCCTGCACTAGCCCTTCTGCGCTTGACGCTGCGTCCGCAGGGAATTGCGCCGCATCATTCTTGCGTTCGCGGTGCGGACTGCATCCGCCCTTGCTTGTTGTTCTTTCGGAAGTGGCGTCCTGTGTTGCTCGCCGACCGTTGGCGCCATAGCCAGCTGGGTTGGCGCTGTCGAGCTATGCTCGACAGGCTGCACGCTCATTGCGCCCGTGGATGGTGATTTGCGTTTAGGCATCAGGGACAACTCGTCGCTACCGAGTTCGTTCAATAGCTCTCCGACGGGACCTTGCTGGCGGAAACCTCAAGGTCACCGGTCCTCTCCACTCTTGCGACGTAGCAACCAGCTGCCGCAAAGTGACTATGCATAGTCGACATTCGACGGCGCGAGCCACCACTCTTCTATGACTGGTTCGATCTGAAGACCGTCGACTAACCGGTTATCGCCATCATTTCCTTCGAATGACTTCACGGCAAGCGTACGTGTGCGCAGTTGTCCGGGAATTTCATCACTTTATCGTAGGTCTGATCGCCTTCGCGCACACGCAAACCGCATCCAATACGGCGAATCGACTGGACGGCGGACGGTTCCTCGATCGCGTCATCCCGGTCATCAATGTAGGGCGCGCTCCGAGGCAGCCACCGTTCTCAAAAACCGTCAGCCCAAAGTCGTCACCCACATTTCCGTTGCTACGGGACATGCAAGCCAGCGGCGATGCCGCTATTCCCCTTCGAGGAAGTGCCCCAAGGCCTTTAGCGGGCGCAACCTGTCACAGATGATCTTCAGGATAGCCAGCATCGGAACGGCCAGGATCGCGCCAAGCACGCCCCACATCCAGAACCAGAACACCAGCGACAGGATGATCAACACCGGGTTCAGCGTGAAGCGCCGCGCGAGCAGCATGGGCGTCAGTGTCTCGCCCTCAACGAGGTGAATGCCAAAGTAGAGAACTGACGGCAGCAAAGCCCACCATAGGCTCTCGAAGCTCAGCATTCCGACCAGCACGAAGATGCAGACCCCGAAAAGCGGCCCTAAAATGGAATGTAATTAAAAAGGAAGGCTGTGGTGCCCCACAACAAGGGGTCTCCCAGGCCGCAAAGATACATCGCGGCCGCCGTCGTGACACCCACCGTGGCATTCATGGCCGTGATTGTTAGCAGATAGGCCGATATGTCCTCCTGGATCTGCTGAGAGATATC includes the following:
- a CDS encoding DUF2061 domain-containing protein, whose amino-acid sequence is MLSFIFTGSVKVAGSIAGAEAITKMILYYLHERAWSVILWDQRGPTGGESSST
- a CDS encoding signal transduction histidine kinase; its protein translation is MSFTQFRVDDGPHTMDGLRLFALDGNERVEAFMGRKVMDVWAESVEHRGGRQSLFRDQYNALGRLNLAALQRIVSAKYQRGAAFNRQHPFVEVLCSDITESGEALDLSELVREALPPAFHRLA
- a CDS encoding Crp/Fnr family transcriptional regulator, which encodes MAKPTKEMFDPKTFLAKVGAGKTILELPKNQHVFQQGDVADTVFYIQRGKVKLTVVSEQGKEAVVAILEPGQFFGEGCMNGHPLRIATTTAMEDCVITSITKEAMMSAIRDEPKFSELFMSYLLTRNSRIEEDLIDQLFNSSERRLARLLLLLANFGKEGSPQPISVNISQETLAEMIGTTRSRVSYFMNKFRRLGLISYNGHIEVHNSLLSAVLHEKPLLRERD
- a CDS encoding IS256 family transposase, with amino-acid sequence MTETTNVLAFRQPSAVDDPLTDIVRAGARDLLARAIEIEVGAFLASTANLTLPDGRARLVRHGHGPVREIATGIGPVEVARPKVRDRGASGPGDRLRFSSAILPLWARRTKSLDALIPVLYLRGISTGDFQEALSALLGKDAPNLSPSVIAGLKADWQVEYERWQRRDLSARRYVYIWADGVYLQARMEDHSECMLVLIGTTPEGKKELIGFQVGVRESAQSWRELLIDLRQRGLRIAPQLAIGDGALGFWKALDEAFPGTRHQRCWCHKVSNVLDKVAKSVQGPMKNDLRNIYLAPHRAEAETAIDVFVEKYHVKYGRAVECLIKDRHALLAFFDFPAEHWIHLRSSNPIESVFATVRHRTVRTKGSLSQQTAKLMVFKLIDAASKTWRRLKSTNQLPKVIAGVKFIDGIEVIPNTESHAA